One part of the Vicia villosa cultivar HV-30 ecotype Madison, WI linkage group LG6, Vvil1.0, whole genome shotgun sequence genome encodes these proteins:
- the LOC131612713 gene encoding calvin cycle protein CP12-2, chloroplastic-like, producing the protein MATIAGLSLSNPRLLFNSSGLPQTIKISPASSLSTRQTLTGSGRMKLVQPLRAAPEQISKKVEESIKSAQETCADDPVSGECVAAWDEVEELSAAASHARDRKKESDPLEEYCKDNPETEECKTYDN; encoded by the coding sequence atggcaACAATCGCTGGTCTGAGTCTCTCAAACCCTAGGCTCCTCTTCAACTCATCAGGACTCCCACAAACCATCAAGATCTCACCAGCTTCGTCTCTGTCAACACGCCAAACCTTAACCGGATCAGGACGGATGAAGCTAGTCCAACCTCTTCGTGCTGCACCAGAACAAATATCTAAGAAGGTGGAGGAGAGCATAAAGAGTGCACAAGAGACGTGTGCTGATGATCCGGTCAGTGGAGAATGCGTGGCTGCATGGGATGAGGTGGAGGAACTCAGCGCGGCGGCGAGCCATGCGAGGGATAGGAAGAAGGAGTCTGACCCGTTGGAGGAATACTGTAAGGATAATCCGGAGACTGAGGAGTGCAAGACTTATGATAACTGA